DNA from Diabrotica virgifera virgifera chromosome 10, PGI_DIABVI_V3a:
CTCCGGGATGCACTAACGATAGCAATGGCACAAAAAGTTCTTGTAAAGAAGTTGGTTGTAtataatttccattgatgtaatagCCAAAAAAACAATTATACAAGGAACTAAATATCGATACAAATTGGTTAGTTATTATTAGGAGTAAAGAAAATGAATATATGCTGTTGATTTCTTCGCCGATTCTCAGGATTTCTTCGTACAGCTCCTTTAAACTGTCTAAAGTGTTTATTCTCTGCATTTCTTTAAACAAACTAATTGATTGTGATACTTTTTCCTCAgctaaattgtttatattactattAACAATGCACAGTTTATGCCAAACTAAACTCATATGAATTACAAATCTTATTAAGTTAATATCGAATATTTTTGTTATAGTAAACATTAAAATCCAAGAACCAAAGCACTCAACAGTATTGTCTTGGCAAGTCCACAAATAGCTTAGTAAGAAATAACCCCATGAATTTAAAGTGTAAATAATACAAGCATAAGAGAATCTTCTAATAAACTTGTAACTTATCCATTTTGGGTACACCTTTAATTTCTGGTCAATATCGTTGATGTTTTTAATGGCAGTGGTAAGGCGATTTTCGTATATCAGACCAGTGATAATGCAACCGGCAGCAGCTGCAATGCTCGACATTCCATTAAGAATATCCCCAGCTTGAATAACAATGTTCTTGTTAGGATCAATTTCAAGAGCAAAATTGTGTACAGACAAAAATACAGTTACTGATAGCGACGTAACCCAATAacttattttgaaaatatttcttgAGGAGGAGGATATCTTATTTTTAAACTTAATAGAAGCTGAACTAAAGCACAGACCAAAAGCTTGTCCAAAAATCCAAACAGCTCGAGTCGCACTGACAACGTTATCATTTTGCGACATTTTTAATGTAGCGAAAGACGTAAACAAACTTTCTCTGGGTAAACTCAAAGACACAATAAGTGCTTTGGAATAATTTATGAGAGGGACTATTAATCAAAGAAACCGTTTGTGTTTAGTGTGAAGGTGACATGTTATTTAAACAACGAGTCCAACCCACATACACAGCCGTACATttgtattttaaataatttttgtataGACATATTTCATTAtggttctgaaactattttcttgtggcatgttcattgaatattttatatataggaaTAAACTAAAATGAATTGTTATAAGCATTAGGGCTAGGAGCAGTGCCGGATTTAGAGCagttgcggccctaggccaaattacccggagcggcccccgataacttcacACGAGGGTGTAATTAAAGTATAAAACACATTTCATATTACTACATAAGAAACAAACTTGATTTACAAATTTGGATAAAACCCCAAAACAGCTCTAACAATATtaagaatacaacaaataaacttctagatcgttcaattctcatattattctcttatactgaaaaacgtcaatgtcatgttcttaatttggataaagttggattagtgattaacattgacactcactccactccatactcataataaatctcatatctaaactctaaacactcacttttctagcttttttggctgcaaaatctttaatcaaatcaaagtctaaggcttgaaaaacctcagcatttgaaacaaaacaagtcaaactagacaatctagaatcttcgtcagaAGTCGAGTTCCTCAAGTAGTTTCTGATTATTTTCTacacgctgaatgatctttctccagatgcataAAATGTCATTATTCATGCGCAAAATATGCATGAATGACAAATACGCAAAGCCGTGTCCTtattcggaaataatgttgttaactgtttttctAACTTAAGAGAAAACtctttttttcgattttttattgaaaatggacatgtggcattcttatggcagcaacatcttaaacaaaaattaaagtgaaatttgtgcaccccataaaaattttatgggggttttgttcccttaaacccgcccaaacttttgtgtacattcgaATTAAATCCATATTgtattaccattagttaaaaacaatgtttttaaaacttttttgcctcttagtactttttcgataagctagtatttatcgagatattttgaaaatttgtcgaatccaccacacaTCTGTATAATATGTacaatattatacatatatttgtataatatttttacacaaattatcACAAAATTCGCCTAGATCCATTaaggtcaaagttagccactttttttatttaattcatagcttgtttataacaattaagcaacctagcTATCGCCATTTTTAAgttcaaggtatatagtttatgtgtaaaagtttgagtaaactttgaacttcaacagagcggttaataaagctttaaaaatgacgtcataACAAACTCGGCTCGGGGTCGGTgaaggggaattattaaaatccgtgcactcaaaaaatgagaTTGATTCTTCAAAattatgctgcgattaatatctccggagcttgttgatggattttgatcattatttttttaatttatatgtactcgtagtcttgtagataACGTTATGTATACATATCCTCACCTAACATTACAATGTTAGGTAGGAACCCCCATTATCACTTAAggatataaaaaaatagattacgaccgattctcaGACCTACAGAATATACAAATATTATTTCagaaaaatcggtcaagccgtctCGGATGAGCATGGCAATTAACACTATAACAGGAGAATTTTTtatatgtaaatatatagatggctttTAAAAAATAGGGGATGGTGATAGAAGGGTGATAAATTACAcattttttgtgtattatatggactgtttttacttttcatgcaatatcaaagtcttaagttcattttcgcaaaaaTTATAGCAAActtttgattttcgaaattttagtcttattttacAATTTCCGACGCAACAAATGAttgtaccaaaattcaaaaactgccattttatacctttgctcatctactaaaagatgaataagTACTCtacataagatatttaattaccctgtttttacctgtagcgatttaaacgaaaaaactgccatttttaacCCTTTGTTGTTAATAACTTAAATTCTCGTCCAAACtatgacgggcatttttgtatttataatgtattaggtatattatAGTACCCAAAAACCCCATTTGCAatctggctggtcaagtgtctcgacaaaaaccttatttctctggactaaaacgGATTACAGAGAGACCTTAGTCTTCaacaaatattgaaaatataaaacTTATCAGTATGTTTTAGTTctattgtttgttttgttttgtctttttttatttgttgatGATAgacattaaaatatattaacaaattaTTTTCTTCTGTTACAGTTCTGATATTATGCAGGCCAAATACCGGAGAAATTATAGAAATTGAACTTCCCAACAGAAGTGGATTTGATGTTGATCTGAGTGCAGTCACGCGGTTACTAAATACTGAAGGTGCTCAAAATGTAATCAAAGGTGCTCAACAGTTCTTAACGCAGGTAAATGGAAAACCTGTCACAATAGAGATAATAGATGCTGGCCAGATGCCAAATCATCAAACCTCTAATAGTCAAACTTATTGGTCACAGCAGAATTTCAACCGACAGCAATGGCCACAACGTACACATCAGAGACCACAAAGTATGGGAGAAAATGTTTACATTACAAAAGATACAAGATACTCCAACGATCCTAATATTGAAGTATATGATGTATATACTGGTGAACAGCCAATTAACCAGAGGTATCCAAATCGACGATACCCCAATGGGCAGCTAATTCCAGTAGGACCGATCAGAACATATCCTGACCCGAATGTTTATCCACCCAATCATAACAGATATCCCTATGATGGTAGAAACCCTTGGAACACTAATATTTATGATAATTCTAGACTAAATCCTACACAACCTACAAATAAACCACGCCCACATATGATGCACCACCATCATCATTCTTCACCACGTCCTGCCCCCAAAGATACTTCAAGTGATGAAAGCATCATCGAAGATTCTACAATAAACATTGACTTAAGCAAAGATCAAAACACATCAGAGAAACCGAAAAAACCCGATTCGAATAATGTTGACGGATACATTGATAAGTTCCCCGTtattttattaaatgaaaatgaaataaGGAAATAAGGAATATTTATAACGACACTTTTTGTctgtaaatatacttaaaaataatattatttgtgtagtgagttaaattaaatataataaagatttttttatttattgtgcATTCCACAACCTGTCCCTACTTAATTTGATAAATATTCAGTTTTGCTGTGATTGTGGTAGGTTAGCTTAGGTTTAATATTAGTGGGCGTTTAACCACCCTTCCACCCAACCTAAGGGGCCTATTATGGCTCATCCCTAGGTTAAAGTTGTCCTTTCAGTCTAACTTTTTTAACAAAGTCTATTGTGGCCTtatggaccaagagctagcaacgtcggaaaaaaatcattttaagacggctgattctttcatatattgttccctatgcttcctcgaacaccgtaccggccatctggctactgatgcaggttgcgttcattactgcgcagcacacttgtacaggtaaacatatcgaatttaaaataattattgtaagacgaaaaatttttttgtcattacgttttaaacattattagaaatatgaactgtaataattgccagacatttctgtggtttaaaaagtaatgacgtTCAATACCCTTATTGTCTGGCAATTCATGACACTCCCTAACATCACCATCCAAATGATGATGGTTACTCTTTATTCGATCATCACCAAAGTCTACAACATGTttatttgctgatgatcttatGTAACATATGTTCCTTCTGATAGAGTTTCCAGTGTCATCTTGCAAGATGTATGATCTAGGTGATTCATGTTGATTCAAGATTTTTTGCAAACTTCCAGGTGTTATTACGGTGATCAAGGACTGTTGCATCCATGTCTTTGTTTAATGGCTTCAATATtgttgcatttttattaaaagttgtctcatttaattcttttttagctTTCATTTTCATTTCAACATTTTCACACAAACATGGATGCAACAATTCAATTTAAATTGGAACCTTTGATTTACATCTTCTACTATTAAGAAGCTGTGATGGGGAGTATCACATGCTTTTTAATggataatttatataatttattaatgcTGACTGAAGGTCTGCATGCTTTCTTTCATCTTTGGTTTTCCTTAACTTGTTTTTTGCAATCAAGCCTGCTTTTTCTGCTAATCCATTTGAACATGGATAGTTAGGACTACGAAAGATCAAGGTAAAGTTCCAATTTCTGCTAAACTTTCTAAATTTTTCACTATTATATGGTATGTTGTCAGTTACAAGAAAACCAGGTGATCCAAATCGTGCAAAAACTGTCTTAATTTCATCAATTACTGCATCAGCACTTTTGTCTTTAATGGGTAATACCTCTAACCAGTTAGGATATGCGTCAAATAAAACTACATAACTTTTTCCAGCATATGTGAAAATATCAGACCCTACCCTTTCCCATGGTCTTTTAGGTAGTGGATATGACAATAGTGTTTGTTTTGGGTTTATTCTAGCAAATTTTTCGCAACTCTTACATGCCCTTATATATGATTCAATATCCATAACGATACCAGGCCAATAATAAATTTGGCGTGCTAGCGCTTTTGTCTTTTCTATGCCTAAATGTCCCTCATGAAGTAATCCTAGAACTGATTTTCTTAATGAAAAAGGGACAACTAATTTATTGTCTAGAAAAAGAAGATCATTAGTTATAAATAGATTCTCTTTTATTTTGACATTCTctggaattttatatttttgctcTGACCAGCCACTGAGGGGTTTGCTATTGTCTCTTGTCGAAACTGATTTTTTCGTTCCTCAGATAACGGTAAATCTTTGACAATTGAATGAACCGCAAACTCTATCTCTGTATCAACagatcttttattgtttttaGAAATGCCCTTGACAGTGTGTCAGATATGTACATGGTTTTTCCTGGTTTGTATGACACAACTAAATCATAATCTAATAATTTTAACCTCATTCTCAGGATTCTTGGGGAAATCGacagtaaatatttttttaaaaatcgattCCAATGGTTTGTGATCACTATGAACTTTTACACAAGCTCCATAGACAAAGTAGTGAAACCTCTTTACTGCAAATAAAATAGCCAGGGTTTCCTTTTCTATTTGAGCATACTGCTGCTCAGTTTTTGTAAGGCTTCTAGATGCAAAGGCCACAGGTCTACCTTTTTGCAACAAGCATGCTCCCAGTCCGTCTTTTAATGCATCTGTTTCAATTTCTATTGGTTTCTTTGGGTCAAATACTGCCAAGATTGGCGAGTTAGTCAACAGATGCTTTAGTTGATCCAGTAAATCTTGACGCTCACTTGACCACTGCTAATCTACatccaattaattaattaattaattttgttaagtTTCTTAACGGGGCAGATATTTTTGATAGGCTTGGCACGAACTTGGCTACATATTTTACCATTCCTAAAAATCTTGCAACATCTTATTTGCACTCTGATGTGGGCATGTCTAATATTGCTTTGATATATTTATCACTTGTTTTCACTCCATCCTTTGAAAATATCTGACCCGTGTACTTAACACTGGTTTGTTTGAACTGTACTTTAGACTTACTGAACTTTATGTTGTATTTGGTAGCACAGTCAAGAACCCTTTTTAAGTTCCTGTCATGTTCTGCTTCTGAGGCACAAGTGACTATTAAATTATCAAAGTAAAGGCCTACGCCTTCAAGATctccaaatatttcaaaattcttTTTCTGGAATACTTCTGTGGCTGAGCAGATACCGAAAGCCAGTCTATTAAATTGGTACCTACCAAATGGTGTACCAAAGGTCATTAAATCTGCACTTTCATCATCCAGCTCCACTTGCCAATAACCATCCTTCATGTCTAAAACGGTGAAGAATTGTCCCCTACCAAGTAAAGTTACAAGTTAATTAACAGAAGGAATTTGAAAGTGTTCTCTCTTGATGGCCGCATTAAGTTCTTTTGGATCAAGACATAATCGTAAGTCACCATTTGGCTTTTCCACAATGACAAGTAGGTGAACCCACTCTGTTGGTTTATCTACCTTTGTTATGACTCCTTGTAACTCAAGTTTTCGTAAAGCATGTGGAACCCGTCTTATGGTGTTTATTCGAGATTTGGTATCTTCCCTCAAGGTTATATGGTGTTTTGTTGGAAATTTTCCTAGACCTTCAAACACATGTGAATATTTTGTTACTAGATCATTTAAACTGTTAAATTTAAAACTTATTAATGAATCTACCCGTTTGACTAAATTTAATTCCAGACATTCCTTAAACCTTAGCAAAGGAACCTGATTTTTTGTATCTACAACTACAAaagatatattatttttaaatatacagttaTGTATAATAAATATCGTTCCGAATTGAATGTGAATACTTCCATCTCCCCTCTCTAATTTTACCACTTCTATTTTTAAACTAGAGCCtcttttacttcaaatcaggcccgacgTACTACACAATTTTCGAACCcgtaaatataatttaataataataataaaaataataatgttacAAACACTCAAGGATCAAACACTCAAGGATGTTActgaaggatcaaaataacacccaagatccagccaaataccgcccaattacttgtcttccaactttgtataaattggtcacatcctgtgtagcccggcgtatctaccaacactgtgctctgaacaatatcatagagcctcaacagaaaggatgcgctaagggttccatgggttgcaaagaacaactcatcatcgactc
Protein-coding regions in this window:
- the LOC114333963 gene encoding uncharacterized protein LOC114333963, which translates into the protein MCVSNMKDIACVIIYLYLPVLILCRPNTGEIIEIELPNRSGFDVDLSAVTRLLNTEGAQNVIKGAQQFLTQVNGKPVTIEIIDAGQMPNHQTSNSQTYWSQQNFNRQQWPQRTHQRPQSMGENVYITKDTRYSNDPNIEVYDVYTGEQPINQRYPNRRYPNGQLIPVGPIRTYPDPNVYPPNHNRYPYDGRNPWNTNIYDNSRLNPTQPTNKPRPHMMHHHHHSSPRPAPKDTSSDESIIEDSTINIDLSKDQNTSEKPKKPDSNNVDGYIDKFPVILLNENEIRK